From a region of the Streptomyces sp. NBC_00193 genome:
- a CDS encoding TetR/AcrR family transcriptional regulator: MGGVGNDGSSSSSEKPRRSRRVRMTGAERRQQLLDIGRTLFAEKGFEGTSVEEIAAKAGVSKPVVYEHFGGKEGLYAVVVDREMRQLLDGVTGALTAGHPRELLEQAAFALLDYIENYTDGFRILVRDSPVAQSTGTFASLISDIATQVEDILGLEFKARGFDPKLAPLYAQALVGMVALTGQWWLETRQPKKAEVAAHLVNLSWHGLENLEAKPRLVGHRKK, encoded by the coding sequence ATGGGGGGCGTGGGAAACGACGGCAGCAGTTCCAGCAGCGAGAAGCCCAGGCGCAGCCGCCGGGTCCGGATGACGGGCGCCGAACGGCGTCAGCAACTGCTGGACATCGGCCGCACCCTGTTCGCCGAGAAGGGGTTCGAGGGCACGTCGGTGGAGGAGATCGCGGCGAAGGCCGGAGTCTCCAAGCCGGTGGTCTACGAGCACTTCGGCGGCAAGGAGGGCCTCTACGCGGTCGTCGTGGACCGCGAGATGCGCCAGCTGCTGGACGGGGTGACGGGCGCGCTGACGGCCGGGCACCCGCGGGAGCTCCTGGAGCAGGCGGCCTTCGCGCTGCTGGACTACATCGAGAACTACACGGACGGTTTCCGGATCCTGGTCCGGGACTCCCCCGTGGCCCAGTCGACGGGCACCTTCGCCTCGCTGATCAGCGATATCGCCACGCAGGTCGAGGACATCCTGGGTCTTGAGTTCAAGGCCCGCGGCTTCGACCCGAAGCTGGCACCGCTGTACGCGCAGGCGCTGGTCGGCATGGTCGCGCTGACCGGGCAGTGGTGGCTGGAGACGCGCCAGCCTAAGAAGGCCGAGGTGGCGGCGCACCTGGTGAACCTGTCCTGGCACGGACTGGAGAACCTGGAGGCGAAGCCGCGGCTGGTGGGCCACCGCAAGAAGTGA
- a CDS encoding response regulator transcription factor, producing the protein MGVRVMVVDEHRLLAEALASALKLRGHRVLAAAAPAAGAAELVISRSPEVCLLGTATPAEPGVFEPIVRIKRERPQIAVVVLGPVPSPRGIAAAFAAGASGYVRHDERIEGVERALAKARAGEVAIAPQLLQGAFAELLNPAVQPDDEGSRLLRLLTPREVEVLVRVAEGEDTRLIAAGMAIAPSTARTHVQRVLMKLGVGSRLEAAALAARTGLLDRAGLPPSGGGRL; encoded by the coding sequence ATGGGCGTACGGGTCATGGTGGTCGACGAGCACCGGCTGCTGGCCGAGGCGCTCGCCTCGGCCCTGAAGCTGCGCGGCCACCGGGTGCTGGCGGCCGCCGCTCCGGCTGCGGGCGCCGCCGAACTGGTCATCAGCCGCTCCCCGGAGGTCTGCCTGCTGGGCACCGCCACGCCCGCCGAGCCCGGGGTCTTCGAGCCGATCGTCCGGATCAAGCGCGAGCGCCCGCAGATCGCCGTGGTCGTGCTGGGCCCGGTGCCCAGTCCGCGCGGGATCGCGGCCGCCTTCGCGGCCGGCGCCTCGGGGTACGTACGCCACGACGAGCGCATCGAGGGCGTGGAGCGGGCCCTGGCCAAGGCCCGGGCGGGGGAAGTGGCCATCGCGCCGCAGCTGCTGCAGGGAGCCTTCGCGGAGCTGCTCAACCCCGCCGTCCAGCCCGACGACGAGGGCAGCCGGCTGCTGCGGCTGCTCACCCCGCGCGAGGTGGAGGTGCTGGTCCGGGTCGCCGAGGGCGAGGACACCCGGCTCATCGCCGCGGGCATGGCCATCGCGCCGAGCACCGCGCGCACGCACGTCCAGCGGGTGCTGATGAAGCTGGGCGTGGGCTCCCGGCTGGAGGCGGCCGCGCTGGCCGCCCGTACCGGTCTGCTCGACCGGGCCGGACTGCCGCCGTCCGGGGGCGGCCGGCTCTGA
- a CDS encoding acyltransferase family protein: MGASASDIAAVTPASRDRYVDLLRVASLGTVIAGHWLMAAVSADGIGNLLAVVPPLQVLTWALQVMPVFFFVGGFSHALSYRSLARRTDGPVYAAFLRARLRRLLRPTLVFVAVWTAVALTAQLLGGGGGRLSGAAFRLVTQPLWFIGIYLAMVALTPPLLTLHERHGWAAFGALAGAAAAVDLLRFAGGVPYAEFLNFAFVWLAVHQLGFLRADGRLRRPGILAAAGLAGAVALVAYGPYPLSMVGMPGEKVSNMAPPTLALLAHGIWLVGAVELLRTPAGAWLARPRVWRGVVAANGVAMTAFLWHLTAMLAVYAAQLGLGIALPEPAGAAWWAQVPVRFLAAAALTGVLVALFRRFESPVGSSARPGSGPGSGPRAALGTALCLLGVLGLSTTGLGGLLEGHSATLIALPVTAPAAIGMALGGWLLVERSGTSRRVRLRG, encoded by the coding sequence ACTGGCTGATGGCCGCCGTCAGCGCCGACGGCATAGGGAACCTGCTCGCCGTCGTGCCGCCGCTGCAGGTGCTCACCTGGGCCCTGCAGGTGATGCCGGTGTTCTTCTTCGTCGGAGGGTTCTCGCACGCCCTGTCCTACCGGTCCCTCGCCCGCCGCACCGACGGCCCCGTCTACGCCGCCTTCCTGCGGGCCCGGCTCCGCCGGCTGCTGCGGCCCACCCTCGTGTTCGTCGCCGTCTGGACAGCCGTGGCCCTCACCGCGCAGCTCCTCGGCGGGGGCGGCGGGCGCCTGTCCGGGGCGGCGTTCCGGCTGGTCACGCAGCCGCTGTGGTTCATCGGGATCTACCTCGCGATGGTCGCCCTCACCCCGCCCCTGCTGACCCTGCACGAGCGCCACGGCTGGGCCGCCTTCGGGGCCCTGGCCGGGGCCGCGGCCGCCGTCGACCTGCTGCGCTTCGCGGGCGGTGTCCCGTACGCCGAGTTCCTGAACTTCGCCTTCGTCTGGCTCGCCGTCCACCAGCTCGGCTTCCTGCGCGCCGACGGGCGGCTCCGCCGCCCCGGCATCCTCGCCGCCGCCGGGCTCGCCGGGGCCGTGGCGCTGGTGGCGTACGGTCCGTACCCGCTGTCCATGGTCGGGATGCCCGGGGAGAAGGTCTCCAACATGGCCCCGCCCACCCTCGCCCTGCTCGCGCACGGGATCTGGCTCGTGGGCGCCGTGGAGCTGCTCAGGACCCCGGCCGGCGCGTGGCTGGCCCGGCCCCGGGTCTGGCGCGGCGTGGTCGCCGCCAACGGGGTCGCCATGACGGCCTTCCTCTGGCACCTCACCGCGATGCTCGCCGTGTACGCCGCCCAGCTCGGCCTCGGCATCGCCCTGCCCGAGCCCGCCGGGGCGGCCTGGTGGGCCCAGGTCCCGGTCCGGTTCCTCGCCGCCGCCGCGCTGACCGGCGTACTCGTCGCGCTCTTCCGGCGCTTCGAGTCGCCCGTAGGGAGCAGCGCGCGCCCCGGCTCCGGTCCGGGCTCCGGCCCCCGCGCCGCCCTCGGCACCGCGCTCTGCCTCCTCGGCGTCCTCGGGCTCTCCACGACCGGCCTCGGCGGACTCCTGGAAGGCCACAGCGCCACCCTGATCGCGCTCCCGGTCACCGCGCCCGCCGCGATCGGCATGGCGCTGGGCGGGTGGCTGCTGGTGGAACGGTCCGGCACTTCGCGGAGGGTTAGGCTGAGGGGCTGA
- a CDS encoding PQQ-binding-like beta-propeller repeat protein: MTEPPQPPNQPPNPSGYGHLPGPPQPGYGFPPPGENPYAQQPQPQGPYGGQPQGPYGQQPPGGYGFPPQPPHMPPGAPGMPPVPPGGPKKKLTVLIAAAVAGVLVLGTGGYFVFFAGKDKGSDKVIGQDTTPPPVDDKASPSASVDKGDGSGNGGDENEDLNDGRKQGEDKVLWFKSSKIDGPGSGVDSKGQWIVGDTVVKSLWKSVTAYGVKDGKEKWTLTLPAVICGVTDMTADGKTVVMYENGESSSADCNQMRLIDLKTGKEGWTKEVPKEGLFDIMTSPDLALTGDALVVNRMGTSSAFKVSTGDKLFNNKREEGCTPTDFVAMNGKMISVATCQDPDKTVQVMDADPATGKNTWIHKLPKGFQVKNVYSLDPIVLDLGNEAKERSIVVLGPDGKQRATVSGEGSFPVGCGGLFNRSLQSCGSSYVDANTLYLPTKADVGKPNEIVAFDLGTGKVKWRTPAGEGRTLTPLKAAGGQVVVYREAERDKGGEVLTIPAAGGTPTAVLRNPSGSAAPVESSFLSPKVDYVDGRLFVSASHLQAQNKSEKFLMVFGK, encoded by the coding sequence ATGACCGAGCCGCCCCAGCCTCCGAACCAGCCGCCGAACCCCTCCGGTTACGGGCACCTGCCGGGGCCCCCGCAGCCCGGTTACGGGTTCCCGCCGCCGGGCGAGAACCCGTACGCGCAGCAGCCCCAGCCGCAGGGTCCGTACGGCGGGCAGCCGCAGGGCCCGTACGGTCAGCAGCCGCCCGGGGGCTACGGCTTCCCGCCCCAGCCCCCGCACATGCCCCCCGGCGCCCCCGGCATGCCGCCGGTGCCGCCCGGCGGGCCGAAGAAGAAGCTCACCGTGCTGATCGCGGCCGCCGTCGCCGGCGTGCTCGTCCTGGGCACCGGCGGCTACTTCGTGTTCTTCGCCGGCAAGGACAAGGGCTCCGACAAGGTCATCGGCCAGGACACCACGCCGCCGCCCGTCGACGACAAGGCCTCGCCCTCCGCCTCCGTGGACAAGGGCGACGGCAGCGGCAACGGCGGCGACGAGAACGAAGACCTCAACGACGGCCGCAAGCAGGGCGAGGACAAGGTCCTCTGGTTCAAGAGCAGCAAGATCGACGGCCCCGGCTCCGGCGTCGACTCCAAGGGGCAGTGGATCGTCGGCGACACCGTCGTCAAGTCCCTCTGGAAGTCGGTCACCGCCTACGGGGTCAAGGACGGCAAGGAGAAGTGGACCCTCACCCTCCCCGCCGTGATCTGCGGGGTCACCGACATGACAGCGGACGGCAAGACCGTGGTCATGTACGAGAACGGCGAGTCCAGCAGCGCCGACTGCAACCAGATGCGGCTGATCGACCTCAAGACGGGCAAGGAGGGATGGACGAAGGAGGTACCGAAGGAAGGCCTCTTCGACATCATGACCTCCCCCGACCTCGCCCTCACCGGTGACGCCCTCGTCGTCAACCGGATGGGAACGAGCAGCGCCTTCAAGGTCAGCACCGGGGACAAGCTCTTCAACAACAAGCGCGAAGAGGGCTGCACGCCCACCGACTTCGTCGCCATGAACGGCAAGATGATCTCCGTCGCGACCTGCCAGGATCCCGACAAGACCGTCCAGGTCATGGACGCCGACCCGGCCACCGGCAAGAACACCTGGATCCACAAGCTCCCCAAGGGCTTCCAGGTCAAGAACGTCTACTCGCTGGACCCGATCGTCCTCGACCTCGGCAACGAGGCCAAGGAGCGCTCGATCGTGGTCCTCGGACCCGACGGCAAGCAGCGCGCCACCGTCTCCGGTGAGGGCAGCTTCCCGGTCGGCTGCGGCGGCCTCTTCAACCGCTCGCTCCAGAGCTGCGGTTCCTCCTACGTGGACGCGAACACCCTCTACCTGCCCACCAAGGCCGACGTCGGCAAGCCGAACGAGATCGTCGCCTTCGACCTCGGCACCGGCAAGGTGAAGTGGCGCACCCCGGCCGGCGAGGGGCGCACGCTCACCCCGCTGAAGGCGGCGGGCGGCCAGGTCGTCGTCTACCGCGAGGCGGAGCGCGACAAGGGCGGCGAGGTCCTCACGATCCCGGCCGCCGGGGGCACGCCCACCGCGGTGCTGCGCAACCCGTCCGGCTCCGCGGCCCCGGTGGAGAGCTCCTTCCTCTCCCCGAAGGTGGACTACGTGGACGGCCGGCTGTTCGTCTCCGCGTCCCATCTGCAGGCCCAGAACAAGAGCGAGAAGTTCCTGATGGTCTTCGGCAAGTGA
- a CDS encoding MarR family winged helix-turn-helix transcriptional regulator: MEDEVDRLVAAWRRERPDLDVEPLEVLSRVSRLARHLDRARRLAFSEHGLEPWEFDVLTSLRRAGAPYQLSPGQLLTQTLVTSGTMTNRIDRLAKKGLVERLPDPNDRRGVLVRLSPEGRDRADQALAGLLAQERAILGQLSRTQRGDLAGLLRQLTAPFDNIPG; encoded by the coding sequence ATGGAGGACGAGGTCGACCGACTGGTCGCGGCATGGCGGCGGGAACGCCCTGACCTCGACGTGGAACCGCTCGAGGTGCTCAGCCGCGTCAGCAGGCTCGCGCGGCACCTCGACCGTGCCCGCCGGCTGGCCTTTTCCGAGCACGGCCTGGAGCCCTGGGAGTTCGACGTCCTGACCTCGCTGCGGCGAGCAGGCGCGCCGTATCAGCTCTCCCCCGGCCAATTGCTGACGCAGACCCTGGTGACCTCCGGGACCATGACCAACCGCATCGACCGGCTCGCCAAGAAGGGCCTCGTCGAACGGCTGCCGGACCCCAACGACCGCCGCGGGGTCCTCGTGCGCCTCAGCCCCGAGGGCCGCGACCGCGCCGACCAGGCGCTCGCCGGCCTGCTGGCCCAGGAACGGGCGATCCTGGGCCAGCTCTCACGGACGCAGCGCGGCGATCTCGCCGGCCTGCTACGCCAGTTGACCGCTCCGTTCGACAACATCCCCGGCTAG
- a CDS encoding response regulator transcription factor — MVRIRVLVVDDHRIFAESLAAALAAEPDVDVSAAGSGPAALRCLERAAAEGRRFDVLLVDSDLAAVPAGVPAQRESGSAPPAADGIALVAGVRVSHPEVRTVVLAERDDARRAALALQAGASGWVAKDCSLSRLLAVIRGVLREETHLPPALLTGVLRELTAARKHRTDSERLVESLTPREHEVLRCMVAGLGRKDVAARLFLSPHTVRTHMQNVLGKLGVHSTLAAVALARRAGVRPADLPGLPGQGLAGDVVERSGQLA, encoded by the coding sequence GTGGTCCGTATCCGGGTACTCGTGGTCGACGATCACCGCATCTTCGCCGAATCTCTCGCCGCCGCGCTCGCGGCCGAACCGGACGTGGACGTCTCCGCGGCCGGCAGCGGCCCCGCCGCGCTCCGCTGCCTCGAACGGGCGGCGGCCGAGGGCCGCCGCTTCGACGTCCTGCTGGTCGATTCCGACCTGGCCGCCGTCCCCGCGGGCGTCCCCGCCCAGCGGGAGTCCGGCTCCGCCCCGCCCGCCGCCGACGGGATCGCGCTGGTGGCAGGCGTACGCGTGTCCCATCCCGAGGTCCGTACGGTCGTGCTCGCCGAGCGCGACGACGCGCGCCGGGCCGCCCTGGCGCTCCAGGCGGGCGCCTCGGGCTGGGTGGCCAAGGACTGCTCGCTCTCGCGGCTCCTGGCCGTCATCCGCGGAGTCCTGCGCGAGGAGACGCACCTTCCGCCGGCGCTGCTGACCGGAGTGCTCCGCGAGCTGACCGCGGCGCGCAAGCACCGTACCGACAGCGAACGGCTGGTGGAGTCCCTCACGCCCAGGGAGCACGAGGTGCTGCGCTGCATGGTGGCGGGGCTGGGCCGCAAGGACGTGGCCGCACGGCTGTTCCTCTCCCCGCACACCGTCCGCACCCACATGCAGAACGTGCTGGGCAAGCTGGGCGTGCACTCCACGCTCGCGGCGGTGGCCCTGGCCCGGCGGGCCGGGGTACGGCCCGCGGACCTGCCGGGACTGCCGGGGCAGGGACTAGCCGGGGATGTTGTCGAACGGAGCGGTCAACTGGCGTAG
- a CDS encoding trans-aconitate 2-methyltransferase → MHSDTAPARIPASTAGTATTTAPPASASPTDAPIAPTAPTWDPQQYLRHAGHRARPFLDLLARIPELPTRAARIADLGCGPGNVTALLTDRWPEAHITGYDLSPEMLHRATAEYAGPTGGGGTLEFRHGDLADWLPEEPYDLIVSNAAFQWVPGHAGSFAPWINGLRPGGTFAFQIPGNFTAPSHRILADLCDTPRWRARLAGHGARYIHILEPSGYLERFTELGCAADVWETTYHQLLQGPDPVLDWVKGTALRPVLTALADDEEAAEAFLAEYRTLLRTAYPTGPRGTVFPFRRIFAVARKEA, encoded by the coding sequence ATGCATTCCGATACCGCGCCGGCCAGGATTCCGGCGTCGACCGCCGGCACCGCCACCACGACGGCGCCCCCGGCATCCGCATCCCCCACGGACGCGCCCATCGCCCCGACCGCCCCCACCTGGGACCCCCAGCAGTACCTCCGGCACGCAGGTCACCGGGCCCGGCCCTTCCTCGATCTCCTGGCCCGCATACCCGAGCTCCCCACCCGGGCCGCCCGCATCGCCGACCTCGGCTGCGGCCCGGGCAACGTCACCGCGCTCCTCACGGACCGCTGGCCCGAAGCGCACATCACCGGCTACGACCTCTCCCCGGAGATGCTCCACCGCGCCACCGCCGAATACGCCGGTCCCACCGGCGGCGGCGGCACGCTCGAATTCCGCCACGGAGACCTCGCCGACTGGCTCCCGGAGGAGCCCTACGACCTGATCGTCTCCAACGCCGCCTTCCAGTGGGTCCCCGGCCACGCCGGATCCTTCGCCCCCTGGATCAACGGACTGCGCCCCGGCGGCACCTTCGCCTTCCAGATCCCCGGCAACTTCACCGCCCCCAGCCACCGGATCCTCGCCGACCTGTGCGACACCCCGCGCTGGCGGGCCCGGCTCGCCGGACACGGAGCCCGCTACATCCACATCCTCGAACCCTCCGGATACCTGGAGCGGTTCACCGAGCTCGGCTGCGCCGCCGACGTGTGGGAGACCACCTACCACCAGCTGCTCCAGGGCCCCGACCCGGTACTGGACTGGGTCAAGGGCACCGCACTGCGGCCCGTGCTCACCGCGCTGGCCGACGACGAGGAGGCCGCCGAGGCCTTCCTCGCCGAGTACCGGACCCTGCTCCGCACCGCCTATCCCACGGGCCCCCGCGGTACCGTCTTCCCGTTCCGACGGATCTTCGCCGTCGCCCGCAAGGAGGCCTGA
- a CDS encoding ABC-F family ATP-binding cassette domain-containing protein yields the protein MAVNLVNVEAVSKVYGTRTLLDGISLGVSEGDRIGVVGRNGDGKTTLIRMLAKLEEPDTGRVTQNSGLQMGVLTQHDSLDPKATVRHEIIGDMADHEWAGNAKIRDVLTGLFGGLDLPGFGQGLDTVIGPLSGGERRRIALAKLLIADQDLLVLDEPTNHLDVEGISWLAKHLQARRSALVCVTHDRWFLDQVCTRMWDVQRGDVHEYEGGYSDYVFARAERDRIAATEESKRQNLMRKELAWLRRGAPARTSKPRYRIEAANELIADVPPPRDKSALMKFANARLGKTVFDLEDVTVQAGPKTLLKHLTWHLGPGDRVGLVGVNGAGKTSLLRALGEAARTQGEVQPAAGTVTVGKTVKLAYLSQEVGELDPSLRVLEAVQRVRDRVDLGQGREMTAGQLCEQFGFTKEKQWTPVGDLSGGERRRLQILRLLMDEPNVLFLDEPTNDLDIETLTQLEDLLDGWPGSMIVISHDRFFIERTTDTVMALLGDASLRMLPRGLDEYLERRQKMIEAAAPAPAPAAAGKSSASGDARAAKKELQKIERQLNKMTDRESSLHAQIAENSTDFDKVAKLDAELRELISDRDELEMRWLELAEEA from the coding sequence ATGGCCGTCAACCTGGTCAATGTCGAGGCAGTCAGCAAGGTGTACGGAACCCGTACCCTGCTCGACGGCATCTCCCTCGGCGTATCCGAGGGGGACCGGATCGGTGTCGTAGGCCGCAACGGCGACGGCAAGACCACCCTCATCCGCATGCTCGCCAAGCTGGAGGAACCCGACACCGGCCGGGTCACCCAGAACAGCGGCCTGCAGATGGGCGTGCTCACCCAGCACGACTCCCTCGACCCGAAGGCCACCGTCCGCCACGAGATCATCGGGGACATGGCCGACCACGAGTGGGCCGGCAACGCGAAGATCCGCGACGTCCTGACCGGCCTCTTCGGCGGGCTGGACCTGCCCGGCTTCGGGCAGGGCCTGGACACGGTCATCGGCCCGCTGTCCGGTGGCGAGCGCCGCCGCATCGCGCTGGCCAAGCTCCTCATCGCCGACCAGGACCTCCTCGTACTCGACGAGCCCACCAACCACCTCGACGTCGAGGGCATCTCCTGGCTGGCCAAGCACCTCCAGGCACGCCGCTCCGCGCTCGTCTGCGTCACCCACGACCGGTGGTTCCTCGACCAGGTCTGCACCCGCATGTGGGACGTGCAGCGCGGTGACGTCCACGAGTACGAGGGCGGCTACAGCGACTACGTCTTCGCCCGCGCCGAGCGCGACCGCATCGCCGCCACGGAGGAGTCCAAGCGGCAGAACCTGATGCGCAAGGAGCTGGCCTGGCTGCGCCGCGGTGCCCCGGCCCGTACCTCCAAGCCGCGCTACCGCATCGAGGCCGCCAACGAGCTGATCGCCGACGTGCCGCCGCCGCGCGACAAGTCCGCGCTGATGAAGTTCGCCAACGCCCGCCTCGGCAAGACGGTGTTCGACCTGGAGGACGTGACCGTCCAGGCCGGCCCCAAGACCCTCCTCAAGCACCTCACCTGGCACCTGGGCCCCGGCGACCGCGTCGGTCTCGTCGGCGTCAACGGAGCCGGCAAGACCTCCTTGCTGCGCGCCCTCGGCGAGGCCGCCCGCACCCAGGGCGAGGTCCAGCCGGCCGCCGGCACGGTGACCGTCGGAAAGACCGTCAAGCTGGCCTACCTCTCGCAGGAGGTCGGCGAACTCGACCCGTCGCTGCGGGTCCTGGAGGCCGTCCAGCGCGTGCGCGACCGGGTCGACCTCGGTCAGGGCCGCGAGATGACGGCCGGGCAGCTGTGCGAGCAGTTCGGCTTCACCAAGGAGAAGCAGTGGACGCCCGTCGGCGACCTCTCCGGTGGTGAGCGGCGCCGGCTGCAGATCCTGCGCCTGCTGATGGACGAGCCCAACGTCCTCTTCCTCGACGAGCCCACCAACGACCTCGACATCGAGACCCTGACCCAGCTGGAGGACCTCCTCGACGGCTGGCCCGGGTCGATGATCGTGATCTCGCACGACCGGTTCTTCATCGAGCGCACCACCGACACGGTCATGGCCCTGCTGGGCGACGCGAGCCTGCGGATGCTGCCGCGCGGCCTCGACGAGTACCTGGAGCGCCGTCAGAAGATGATCGAAGCGGCTGCTCCGGCGCCCGCCCCGGCCGCCGCCGGCAAGTCCTCCGCCTCCGGGGACGCGCGCGCCGCGAAGAAGGAGCTGCAGAAGATCGAGCGGCAGCTCAACAAGATGACGGACCGCGAGAGCAGCCTGCACGCCCAGATCGCCGAGAACTCCACCGACTTCGACAAGGTCGCCAAGCTCGACGCCGAACTGCGGGAACTCATCTCGGACCGGGACGAGTTGGAGATGCGCTGGCTGGAGCTCGCCGAGGAGGCGTAA
- a CDS encoding VOC family protein has protein sequence MLAGVDHVQLAAPPGSEERLRAYYTEVLGMTEIPKPPVLAARGGCWFAAGPVQLHLGIEEDFRPARKAHPGLRVEGIEGYADRLEARGATVVWDDNLPGHRRFYSEDPVGNRIEFLEKRG, from the coding sequence ATGCTCGCCGGAGTCGACCACGTCCAGCTCGCCGCACCTCCCGGATCGGAGGAGCGGCTCCGCGCCTATTACACCGAGGTGCTCGGCATGACCGAGATCCCCAAGCCGCCGGTGCTCGCGGCGCGCGGGGGCTGCTGGTTCGCCGCCGGGCCCGTCCAGCTCCACCTGGGCATCGAGGAGGACTTCCGCCCCGCCCGCAAGGCGCATCCGGGACTCAGGGTCGAGGGGATCGAGGGCTACGCGGACAGACTGGAGGCGCGCGGCGCCACGGTCGTCTGGGACGACAACCTGCCGGGACACCGCCGGTTCTACTCGGAGGACCCGGTCGGGAACCGGATCGAGTTCTTGGAGAAGCGCGGCTAG
- the galE gene encoding UDP-glucose 4-epimerase GalE, which produces MSETASSKASKASESSKYLVTGGAGYVGGVVAAHLLEAGHEVTVLDDLSTGFRSGVPAGAAFVEGRIQDAAEHLDASYDGVLHFAASSQVGESVVNPGKYWENNVGGTLALLAAMRGAGVRRLVFSSTAATYGEPGDGPLTESSVTAPTNPYGASKLAVDHMIAGECAAHGLAAVSLRYFNVAGAYGQFGELHDPETHLIPLVLQVALGERESISVFGEDYPTPDGTCVRDYIHVADLAEAHLAALRVAAEGEHLVCNLGNGSGFSVREVIETVRKVTGKEIPELVAPRRAGDPAFLVASARTAHERLGWTPTRSDLTGIVTDAWNFTRARRG; this is translated from the coding sequence GTGAGCGAGACGGCGTCTTCCAAGGCTTCCAAGGCTTCCGAGTCGTCCAAGTATCTGGTCACCGGCGGAGCCGGATACGTGGGCGGGGTGGTCGCGGCGCACCTCCTGGAGGCGGGCCACGAGGTCACCGTCCTCGACGACCTCTCCACCGGCTTCCGTTCCGGGGTGCCGGCCGGCGCCGCCTTCGTCGAGGGCCGCATCCAGGACGCCGCCGAGCACCTGGACGCCTCCTACGACGGGGTCCTGCACTTCGCGGCCTCCTCGCAGGTCGGCGAGTCCGTGGTGAACCCCGGCAAGTACTGGGAGAACAACGTCGGCGGCACCCTGGCCCTGCTGGCCGCGATGCGCGGCGCGGGCGTGCGCAGGCTGGTGTTCTCCTCCACCGCGGCGACCTACGGGGAGCCGGGCGACGGGCCGCTGACGGAGTCCTCGGTGACCGCACCCACCAACCCGTACGGGGCCTCGAAGCTGGCCGTCGACCACATGATCGCGGGGGAGTGCGCGGCGCACGGCCTCGCGGCGGTCTCGCTGCGCTACTTCAACGTGGCCGGTGCCTACGGGCAGTTCGGCGAGCTGCACGACCCCGAGACCCACCTGATCCCGCTGGTGCTGCAAGTGGCCCTCGGCGAGCGGGAGTCGATCTCGGTGTTCGGCGAGGACTACCCGACCCCGGACGGCACCTGCGTACGGGACTACATCCACGTCGCCGACCTGGCCGAGGCCCACCTGGCCGCGCTGCGGGTCGCCGCCGAGGGGGAGCACCTGGTGTGCAACCTCGGCAACGGCAGCGGGTTTTCGGTCCGCGAGGTCATCGAGACGGTCCGCAAGGTCACCGGCAAGGAGATTCCCGAGCTGGTGGCCCCCCGCCGGGCCGGCGACCCGGCCTTCCTCGTCGCCTCCGCCCGCACGGCGCACGAGCGCCTCGGCTGGACCCCGACCCGCTCGGACCTCACGGGCATCGTGACGGACGCCTGGAACTTCACCCGCGCCCGGCGCGGCTGA
- a CDS encoding fatty acid desaturase, whose protein sequence is MTISPDVIEDASASSGASVPSATLGGENKRSVEQIALLLFITVPFLALLVAVPLAWGWGVSWLDVGLMVFMYFLACHGITIGFHRYFTHGSFKAKRPLRIALAVMGSMAVEGPLVRWVADHRKHHKYSDHEGDPHSPWRFGETLPALMKGLWWAHIGWLFDEEQTDQQKYAPDLIKDPAIRRISRDFIFWTMFSLALPPLVGGLVTMSWWGAFTAFFWGSLVRVALLHHVTWSINSICHAVGKRPFKSRDRSGNVWWLAVLSCGESWHNLHHADPTSARHGVLRGQVDSSARLIRWFEQLGWASDVRWPSEARIDARRKEEVSNAA, encoded by the coding sequence ATGACCATCAGTCCCGACGTGATCGAGGACGCCTCGGCGTCTTCCGGCGCGTCCGTGCCGTCCGCGACCCTCGGCGGTGAGAACAAGCGGTCCGTGGAGCAGATCGCGCTGCTGCTGTTCATCACCGTCCCCTTCCTCGCCCTGCTCGTCGCGGTTCCGCTGGCGTGGGGCTGGGGGGTGAGCTGGCTGGACGTGGGCCTGATGGTCTTCATGTACTTCCTCGCCTGCCACGGCATCACCATCGGCTTCCACCGCTACTTCACGCACGGTTCCTTCAAGGCGAAGCGGCCGCTGCGCATCGCCCTGGCGGTCATGGGCTCGATGGCGGTCGAGGGCCCCCTGGTGCGCTGGGTGGCCGACCACCGCAAGCACCACAAGTACTCCGACCACGAGGGCGACCCGCATTCGCCGTGGCGCTTCGGCGAGACGCTGCCGGCCCTGATGAAGGGCCTGTGGTGGGCGCACATCGGGTGGCTCTTCGACGAGGAGCAGACCGACCAGCAGAAGTACGCCCCGGACCTGATCAAGGACCCGGCGATCCGTCGCATCTCGCGCGACTTCATCTTCTGGACGATGTTCTCGCTGGCGCTGCCGCCGCTGGTGGGCGGTCTGGTGACGATGTCCTGGTGGGGCGCCTTCACGGCGTTCTTCTGGGGCTCCCTGGTCCGGGTCGCGCTGCTGCACCACGTGACCTGGTCGATCAACTCGATCTGCCACGCGGTGGGCAAGCGCCCGTTCAAGTCCCGCGACCGCTCCGGCAACGTGTGGTGGCTGGCGGTGCTGTCCTGCGGCGAGTCCTGGCACAACCTGCACCACGCCGACCCGACCTCGGCCCGGCACGGCGTGCTGCGCGGCCAGGTCGACTCCAGTGCGCGCCTGATCCGCTGGTTCGAACAGCTGGGCTGGGCGTCCGACGTCCGCTGGCCGTCCGAGGCCCGCATCGACGCCCGGCGCAAGGAAGAAGTGTCGAACGCGGCATGA